The region CATGCAGTTCAACTCTATGGCCAGATACGCTCCTATtgttgtagctgatatgaccgaTCGAGTGTACCGGTTCGTGGGTGGTTTAGGACCACATTTGATTAATGATTGTACCACAGCTGCTCTGAATCCGGGAATGGATATTGCTTGCATACACGCCTATGCGCAAAACTTAGAGGATTGTAAGAGGCAGCAGCGGGTTGATCGAGGCGGGATAGAGGTCAGCATAAGAGGGCCCGATCTGCTGGTGATTCAAGGGATTTTATAGGTGGAGTCAGGCCACAGCTTTCGAGACGTTCATCTTATTCGGCAGCCTATACACCACCGCAGTTTCAGGGTCAGCGATGTGATCAGACCACTTATTCTGGTCAGGCTCAGAATTCGCGGACATCGGGCCACTGCCGGTTTAGAGGCGAGTTCGACCAGATCGGACGCGGTGCCCGTTGTGATCGATGTGGTAGGGCTCATTTTGGGCCGTCTCGTCAGGGTGCtgatatatgttatgcatgTGGACAACCGGGTCATATTATGAGATATTGTTCGAGGTGAGGTAGAGGTGGTATGGCTCAGCCTACAGTATCTACAACGGCTTTTTCTTCTTCAGTGCGCCTTCTGGGCAGAGGATGCAGCCATCGACTGGTGGGggtagaggcagaggaggagcgTCTAGTTCAGACGATCAGCAGAATCGTATATATGCATTATTGGGTTGTCAGGACTTAGAGTCATCTCCGGatatggttacaggtatattatccttCTTTTTCGTTGATATGTATGCCTTGATAGATCCCGGTTCTATATTGTCTTATATTTTCCCCTTCATTGCTGGCAAGTGTAATAAAGGGCCTGAATTATTGCATAAGCCATTTGAGGTATCTACGCCCGTGGGTGAGCCTGTGATAGTTAGACGGGTATATTGAGATTGTGATGTGATGATTCATGACTGCCATACTTTAGTTGATTTGCATGAATTGGAGATGATCGATTTTGATATTATCATGGGTatagattggttggcttcttattATGCTAATGTAGATTGTTGGACGAAGATTGTTCATTTCAATTTTCCAGGCGAGTCTGTTATTAAATGGAAGGGCAATGCTGCAGCGCTTAAAGGGAAGTTTAATTTTTACCTTCAGGCTTGgaagatgattgcaaaaggATATATTTAACATTTGGTGAGAGTGCAGGATGTGGAGGCGGAACCTCCAACTCTTCAGTCGGTTCCTATTATTAATGAATTCCCCTATGTATTTCCTGATGAACTTTTTGGTCTTCCTCCCGAAAGGGAAATcgactttgctattgatgtacttccagatactcagcctatatctattcctccgtatagAATGGTCTCTGctgaattaaaagaattgaaagcTCAGTTGAAGGAtcttctagataagggttttatcAGACCCAGTACTTCTCCGTGGGGTGCACCAGTGCtgtttgtttgtaagaaagacgGTTCGttgagaatgtgtattgattaccgtcagCTCAACAaggtgactattaagaacaAGTACCCCCTTCCcaaaattgatgatttatttgatcagctataGGGTGCGAAGTACTTTTCCAAGATCGATCTTTGGTCTAGATATCATCAGTTGTTAGTCAAAGAGCAAAATATCCCGAAGATGGCTTTTCGGaccagatatggccattatgaatttcatttcATGTCCTTCGGTCTCACTAATGCGCCAGCAacttttatggatttaatgaatcggGTCTTCAAGCCATTTCTCTACatctttgtgattgtgttcattgatgatattctgataTACTTTCGGTCAGTAGCAGAGCTCGCAGATCATTTGCGAGTAGTATTGCAGACGCTGCAAGATCATTGTTTTGTGCTAAATTCTCTAAAtgcgagttctggttgaatttgATGGCGTTCCTCGAACATATCGTCTCAGATGAGGGCATCAAGGTGGATGGTCAGAAGATCGAGGCAGTAAAGAATTGCCCGAGGCCCATAACTCATACAAAAGTTCATAGTTTCTTGGGCTTATCTAGCTATACGTTTGTGGAGAATTTCTCTTCTATTGCCGCTCCTTTGACGAAATTGACACATAAagcagctaagtttcaatggtctGATGCCTGTGAAAGGAACTTTCAGGAATTAAAGAATTGATTAATATCAGCGCCTGTTCTAGCACTTTTTGAGGGATCTGAAGGTTATATGGTGTGCTGTGATGCGTCAAGGGATGGATTGGGGTGTGTTCTGATGCAGCACGATAAGGTTATTACATATGCTTCTAGGTAATTAAGGAAGCACGAGCAGAATTACCCGACTTATGATCTCGAGTTGGCAGCCGTTATATTTGCCCTGAAAATATGGCGTCATTATCTTTATggagttcatgttgatatctacacaAATCATAAGAGTTTGCGGCATATATCCATCGAAAGGCGAAAAAGATGCATTGAGTCGTATGTCCATGAACTTTGACACTGATAAGAAATGATGGTGGAATTTAACTCTagtgaaggactatgatgttgatatgttATACCATCCTAAACCATGCATTGGCTTAATTACCCCCTGAACTTGGTAATATAGTCTCCGACTCGCGAACGTCACACGCGGCACACTCGGATTTTGTCACTGGCATtttttgagagatttttttgtccatgtggcattttttggagaaaatatatatttttacctttttaagTCCACCAATTATTTAGATCATCTTTTTTGCATTGAGTTGAAACGTATGTCCATGATTTGGCTAAAGATATGATATTGAAGCATGTGGGAAGAAATACACAAGCGCAAAGCAAACAATCATTGTatctaaaaagaaataaataaaatatcaacCAAATTAGAGAGagatgatgtcacgacccaaccctccATGTAGGCTAAAATAAATAGAGTTTcaacccacaaaaaaaaaaattaactcctaaaaagaaaaaaaatgggataAAATATATACGAATATTAATACCAAAGAAACACAATTGTCATCTATTCGATTAATAGTTgaaaaatactccacttgagtcGGTTTTTATCATCCACGCGCGTAACCAGAATTGTTCAATCGGTTATTACTATCATATTACCAAGTTCAAGAAGCATAAGATAatcaaataagtcatgccataaaatactgaaGTAAATGCGAAAGTTCTAACTCttacaaaatccccaaaatccaaaagtcatcgtataaggattctaatccaaaacatgtctaaggaacgAAATCTGTCTAACAAAtaaccataatgtccagaataggaatagacatcataagaggaagatcttcgggTGGCCTGACATGGATtaaagctcaccctaaatctatcAGCAACGTCCTCATCATTAGATGTGAGGGCTGGTAGCAGTCtctgtatcacaatctgcactcaaaagaatgcgaCAAGGTTGTATcggtacaaacactatgtaccggtagatatcataggccgactaagattagtatcatgcatatcttataaaatcaatagaataaacaagccagccaacagacatgaaataaataaaccacGACAAGTCAATCAAGGATAATCACTAATCAAGTCACCCAAAATATCAAGAACTCAATCAATAGAAAACCACAAAACGAGAATAAGTCTACCACAAATACCATACTcactatacacacatgctaaatgatatcattgctcagtagtcatgatctacaggggacccatggtgtccctgtaccactcattccggatactcatcggacccgagcataaatCTCCGCTCCGAAAAGAACCTCGAATGCGGGCCACATCAATGTATCTCTTATTTTTGGAACGAACCttggaccacgagcccataatgtCACAATTGTGCCTTCTCATATATCCTTGATAATATTATTTCTTGCCCTCTTATTATCAATGCTCGAATCATCATATCGTTTCACAATGTcaccgagaagatcatattaacttctcatcacaacacgTCAGCAGAGATTCAACACACACAAATAGTGGCACAAAGCCTACACAGTCACTCAATCAATTTCACATAGAAGttcaaccacacaatatcatgtatgaagactagacatgctttctcctaatgaattcacaacacatacaatcaactaatcaaactctaactcaagtagaccataacctacctcaaacgtagGTAATTTGGAACAACTCGAATCACTCTTTACTGCTTTTCCCTTCCGTaaagcctcggaacgctcaaagtctagaaattagaatgctcaatgagtcacaattattctagtcacaaaatcaatgcaagacacccttccctttagccccattccaatgggtgaatgatttctaggtgtaaaacaaCCTAACAAGGGCCTTAGTAATCACTAACCATCAACTATAACAATATTTAATCAACACCCCAATTACAAGTAGTTTCCATGtccaagctaccatttttatggaaccctaagtctcaattcacttagtttatgGCTCTAAaggttcaattcatgattaaaaggagttaacccaagccattagatgataaataagtgataaccATCATAATCCATCAAGtatagaaggtttattaattCTTAGGGTTACTATTACTTTCCACCATTGAAaacccataaaagggatgataatcacGAAGATGATACGGAGTGATTGAAAGGGACggatgagacttacctctcaagagtattcttgccctagcttggaatttcaccctaggtgcttgtggggaactgtgttggagtattatgaataaagaatgtgggactaagtgtttaaaacacAGTATTCTGCCCCTCTTCGACCGCTACGGCGGCCAATTTACCACTGCAACGGTCTCGCTATAGTGGACCAAGAGAAACCCGACCACCGCTATGGTGACCCATGTTCCGCTATAGCGACACCGCCATAGCGGGACATGGCCTGCCATGTCAGACACATAAACACTGGCCGATCGCTGGCGGCGAGGGGCTCACCGCTATAGTGGTACCACCGTAGCGGTATAAGCCGGTCCCATTTGTAAGTAGCAGTTGGTGGAGGTGAGAAAGCAAAGATAGATATGGATGAAGAATCAACTACTCAGAATTTATTAAATGCTACAAGAGAAGGAGATTTTTCTCCTAAACAGATTGATAAAGCTTTGGGAAGAACCAAGAGGAAAACAAGCAAGGATAATAATGCACCTCAATTCACTAGGGTACATACAAGGAGAACGGCATCTAAGTCCCaacatgttacacctcagaaaattttccgttgatgcaaagtgaatagactaacgaagagcataaagtgtatggtatttcaataagtaaggaatgacatttgatgaccctaattaatatttcaaaggcattcgaggtaagaggagaatgtttgccaagagaaggtaaggcatacgatatgcatcgaaaaggatttacgagtaacaagttaatgatgattattgatgctttggagaagagttataacatcccttatatttctaatgaggtgataaacaagtgttgagaaggttccataaggattggagatcaaacgagtaggcgagaatgagttcggaagaactgggcattacacggcccaacatactggccgtatgtttggctgtataatcagcccagatggccagcctcactggaccaaaagtacgaccaaacatacggtcagtataatttatatggaccgcaTGTTGGTCCGTGAAATCCAAGCGGGACAGATtttgtgttattaataaggggtctaagttaatttcatttcatttccccttcactccccttctctctcgAACATTTCTCTACACTtatcccacaagaattcaagttaTATTAGTgatcaaattcatcaaaccaatagaatcaagtgcaagaaacccattaaagttcatccaagacaaggaattcaagtgaaggtgaaactagggttttgctcaagtgaagtgtttccacccaaggttcattcctacagcttctaaggtaagttttatggtattttcatgttgtttaaggtattgagaagttgaaacacttggattgtagaaggatatagaaaatgggtcatgaatgtaggaatagtgtcattttttagtaataacttggattgagtcatgattcttgatatgttgcgattatggttatgttataaatgatgttaagaacatgggataggaattttatatgaatgaatgcaatcgtgtgctatgaccatggatatggatgattggaagtgaattgagaagtaaggataatgtaggtgaataaagactattgttatgatgtagtgaatgttattattgatgtttgggagttgatatatgatatggatgaagtcgtataaataaaggagatgctgtccaattttctctagctttagtcatgtatgctaagccttcgattttctaatgatagtataactctaatgaaggtagaaacatgagcattgaaggagaacgtataagtgatagaatagttgaacggaaaggtatgtaaggctaacccttctttcataagacatggttccttggccaaatatctattcttctatgagcctatgatgtcctccaaatgattctatctttaaaaagctactaagctcatgatcctcgatatgttacgatagtactaaaattccttatatgatgagaaatcctctagggatagatgtaatgaacgacgatagtaatgatgattatgagctcttatgtatatgtgtctatgtatgactattatggaaccccgagcttatatggccgggtagaatatatatatttatgtatcgcgcgcacaccactgcagttgggtacggataaccctgagcgttggaagggccaggtatgtataatcaccgagtctcgtcatggccgggtatgtgaaacaccgatcgttcatggtcgggtatgctatgaatatgactATGTAAACGAGCTATGAATATGACTATGTAAACGAGCTATGAATATGACTATGTCAACGAGCTATGAATATGACTATGTAAACgagctatgaatatgaatgggTAAACGAATTAGGAATAtaagtacgaatatgctatgaatacgaaagtggatacgaaatgtaaatgagtacggatatgaatacggatgcggatatggatgtatgtacatgatcacgcattagaaatggaaagtctctatgaaaggcaagtaagtgtttatgacgatggttctactacctcctatcttatgctatttcttatattgcttattatgcttctataatgatgttgatcatgctttacatactcgaagtacattcttcgtacgatgtccttttatttgtggacgtcgcgtcatgcccgcaggtgacTAGGGAGAcgaggcttgatccatagctttattactcgggGACTACCTAGCGGAACTCCATTTTATTCGAACTACTGACttttggtactattcttttgtgtacatatttatgggcatggcggggtctgtccatatatatgatatgacataatctccttagaggctcgtagacatgtgtatatggttagatgtatttggccttgtcggcctatattttgaatatcattttgttagcctcgtcggcttatgtacattgttgtgggcatagttgtCGATGATGATATAAGCAAATTGTTGCCCAtaaattagtatgaataatggatggaaagtatgatttagctatgtggctcacctagatgtaaatgtgaaagtatgataaggagtgccgggtgggttagcaccggtgCCCATCTCGGCCGCTcccaggttgggtcgtgacaaaagtggtatcgggctTGATTctatcctagggtgtgtctacgagctgtatgcagtagagtcttggttatgggtttgttacacgccacacttataaacaaaaggccgcgggcattttaggattgaattgttatatcccgcatttttgtgcaagcggataattcgagacaatcgcgggaggacgacaaagCGGGGCcacattttcattttgttaagcATGTAATGGcctatgaaaaatttagaagcggaattattaagaaaggttaagggcataaaaggaaaattaagtAGTATGCCTCgtggaaatataaaggaaggcgaagggcaaatttggaatttggaaaatagttttatgaattacaattaaataatgaaagaaaaatagttgggcttgaattttttttagagagagagagagagcccaaccggccatggcatgggccaagcccatgtgggGATTTAATTCATtagtttaaaagatgactaaagtcatcatattccatattattctctagaaatttcatgaaacaaagaacaagagagaagaggagaaattttataggccattcggccatagcaagtcCACAAGAAACCTTGggataattttctcaaaaaaatcatttcctactaagtgaagggcccctagcaagttggagtgttcattggaacaagaaaaattcatattcACATAAGTTGGCCAAGGGAAGGgttaaagaaaaaggtaagaattcatctcctaTTTATGTATATTGGATGTTGCGCTTGTTGTAgggtatgaaatgaatgaaattcatgtgttatggaaatGGGTGTGGTGCCGTGACTTGTGTGgctaggccgtgtgtgtgtatgtgtgttgtgtgttgtgtgttgcatAGAAGATTGAGTTAGctttatgttgtgtgttggttgttgttgtaatgcatggAAAGggatggaaaattcaagaagaatatgcatatgtaggtgttggccgtgagttgtatattatatgtatggccgtgtgtatatagtGAATCGTGAAGGATTGATTGCTAAGTattatttagtatattggttgttgtgtgGTAGAGTTTATGTTGCAAATAAAAGtttaatgagtttagtgaagtcgtagtagttggaagcttgtggtggaagtttatgtaaatggaatgtgatGTTCTTGCATGGATGGAATATAATGTTGCTAGCATGATGTCGTTAATGTGCAAATTATTAAGTTGTTATCGttattatggaagttggaaggtcttgaaaaAAGTAATATGTTCattaaattgttagaatgtactttggtttggttattgagaTTGTTAGTGCGAATATTGgcattgttgttattggtttggccgggttgaattcccgggattgttgatgattgaaattagccaagttgaacttggcgggATAGTGTATtttcaggggaagtgctgccgaaatttcggtagacaaatggtTACGttaaatttcaacttctagatgctTAAATTGACATTTGGAAAATGTGGCCaccttgtcgtcctcccgcgattgtctcgaattatccgctTGCACAAAAATGCAtcgaagtaaagtgcaccaaacgcgagcataataagccGAATACCAAGATACATACATCCGacctccaaatcatacataagcggtacaggAGACAAAGAGGATAATCATAATGTCAAAATgtttcgctttcttttgaaaaacatttttgtctcgtatatacggaaaCTCAAACATaccatatgagctgacattatccgattgccgaggaatgtacggcccgatccatatataacataataatcataaacgtcttagtcatattatcatacatcatatcacatatcaccttgtatcatcagatcatcacatctcatatcatcaaatcatcacatatcacataccacatatatacacatactgcggtcaaatatccagcggtcaatatcacatatacacatacacacataggCAATATGAGTtgccgtgtatatgtattgatGCATAGgcaatatgagttgaattttatgtagtattctagttgtgttgttgaaacttgtgatggaaatggaagaaaatggtttatgatggcatgaaaaatggttgaaaatgattataggaacttatgtgatttcaatgtagtttctatgtaattatggaagtggAGTTCTAAATGAGAATTATTATgttagttggtgaatttggagggATGCAAGTCCATATTGGCATGAAAGATTGGTTGGTAAGTTGTTATggggaattttgtgattttatagaagatttatgtaatgatgaaaatgaaattgttaaggtgtgaattatgattattgttaatgaagttggaggataaaaatgtgttatggatatttatgtcgaagattAGAGATTTCGGATGAactatggttttggtggaacttttgtatgttttgtaaatattttgtagaatgatatgaaatgcttagaattgtatttgaatgatctttaattaaattataaacatggaaatattgatattgatttgaaggtGCAAAGTTGAATTGGAAGTTGTcgcattatttggaaaagaagactatttatgctagaatgcgtttctagtcaaTTGTTGacgttgttggtattgttgttggtttggttgtgcTAATTTGAccgagtttaaatctcgggatgttgtatgtataggggagatgctgcccaaatttttgtagccaagaattggttaagattgaattcttaaaaccttatgattaatatttggtaaatatgaccaaatgtaggttttggacgaaacgggatttgaagttggacgagcgtaaagggCGAATAAgttatgtaaagcttgctctttccttctcttggcatgtcctaggtatgttaggctaaggtacgagctttggggacgactctactcctcggagtCCGAGCctcattttggccctttttcattcggtagGGTCAATTGAATTAAGCATGTCTGTTTGTTGAAACACTTGTTCAAACATCCGTAGTTcgcccaaatgatattggagggcctagaatcctttgtatatgacctcgtaaggcctaacgaccatagttgGGGTAcaccgcctcaatttgaccgaggtggggcccacgcattccgagatctccctatgtcgctctgtttggtatatttgtgtgattttgaaagagaacttttgaccatcgctccgattactataaaatagttattttaactacttcattgagtttgataatacattttgacacataagaacgattcagaaggttgtaacttttgtatactaactCCGATAAATGCGAAACTTGTTTTtgcactttccgatgttagtaaacatatttggtcatcggattttggaaggtaacttagttatttatttgctcatatgcatgagattttgatacgtgattatgatttcTGAGGTTCGGTTTGATACGTTTTCGAGTAATATTCGGAAAAGAACTTTGATTTGACCTcttttttggctttgtaaatgatggttcgtttcaaataacctattaagtctttgtagatgttttaaattgtatttggttacttgtgattctactcgtgcattctcgttgttacattttcgccgagtccggacgtatgtgtgatattgtcacTGGATACTTGATGGTACACGCGTTTCATACGaccggattcttggccgcggcgTGTATGTGCGATATTGTccatttggatacttgaccgcgggctgcgacatgaccgctggattcttggccgcggtatgtatatatgtgatattgccgctggatttccttctttggcatgtcttagacgcaaTAGGCTTGAGTACGTATCTTGGGGgctactctaattctagaaatccgggTTGGaaattgactactattcattcaatagaattgaattaaatacttatgactagttgaaagaaatgtctaaacacctagaactcgcatgaataggatccgattaccctaaaactcacATAAATAATGTCACGACAAGTgttatacgtaaattatgtacgccgcctcatttgatccgaggtgggcccactattcccggacTTCCCATAATTGTCTTGTTTATTAAACGATAAGTGTGgtaactattctaatgagaatgtttctatgatgatatcAACAAGGATGTTAGGGAAGAAGATACGTATATGACGGATACGATAAGAATGATCCTATGACTAAGCAACgaatatgatgatattgtcatgacaatgatgatgaaaaatgtgaGAAAATGTCTAGGATGGATATGTCGAAGATACGTCCCTACCATggttatgacgatatgaaaatgACAAGCTACTTCCTGATTTCTTAATTTTACctatggataatgactatttcaaagattccaagtatacgaaacgaCGCCTTGTAATCCTGttctatgatttctcatgatgATACTCTTcgttgttagtctcgccttataacattagctccttcaaggtgagacgtgataaccatgattattccataatgtattcggaggtttccgaccttacgtcactccgataaagttatagcttt is a window of Lycium ferocissimum isolate CSIRO_LF1 chromosome 12, AGI_CSIRO_Lferr_CH_V1, whole genome shotgun sequence DNA encoding:
- the LOC132039320 gene encoding uncharacterized mitochondrial protein AtMg00860-like; this encodes MVSAELKELKAQLKDLLDKGFIRPSTSPWGAPVLFVCKKDGSLRMCIDYRQLNKVTIKNNSRARRSFASSIADAARSLFCAKFSKCEFWLNLMAFLEHIVSDEGIKVDGQKIEAVKNCPRPITHTKVHSFLGLSSYTFVENFSSIAAPLTKLTHKAAKFQWSDACERNFQELKN